ACGATGGTGGTGACCTCGCCCTTGAATTTCTCCTGCGGGCGATAGGCGTTCATCCACGCCCCGGAGCGCTTCCCGGCGCGGGCGTAGGGGTCGAAATACCAGAGTCCGATTTGTTTGTTCGAGGTCTTGTCCGCGACCTCGAAGACGCGGACGTCCGGGTGATGGACCGGCACGTCGGTGACCTGCGTGAACTTGAAATTGAACAGCTCGCCCGCGACCCAGAACATCCCCTCGCGGAGCTTCTCGAGCTGGAGGTAGCTCTTCACCTCGTTCTCGTCGAGGTCGTATTGGGCTTTACGGACCTTCTCCGCGTAAAAGCGATAATCCCACGGCTGGATCTTCGCCTTCGGCTTCTTCGCCGCGGCCATGTCCTTGTCCTTGATCGCCTGCATGTCGGCGACCTCTTTCTTCACCCGGTCCACCGCCGCCGGCCACACGTCCTCCATCAGCTGCATCGCGCGCTCCGGCGTCTTCGCCATCGCGTTCTCGAGGCGCCAGTGCGCGTGGGTCGGGTAGCCGAGGAGCTTCGCGCGCTCGACGCGGAGCTTCAGGACCTGGGTGATGATCTTGTTGTTGTCGTGCGCGTCGCCGTTGTCGCCGCGGTTGACGTAGCTCGTCCACACCTTCTCGCGGAGGTCCTCGCGCGTCGAGTAGGTGAGGAACGGCTCCATCGCCGAGCGCGTGTTGGTGATCGCCCACTTGCCCTTCTGGCCCTTCGCCTCCGCGGCGGCGGCGGCGCCCGCCTTCACCGAGTCCGGCAGCCCCGCGAGGTCCTCCGGCTTCTCGAGGATCAGCGCGTAGCCCTCCTCGTCGGCGAGGACGTTCTGGCTGAAGCTCGTGAAGAGCGACGCGAGCTCCTGGTTGATCGCGGTGAGCCGCGCCTTCGCGGTCTTGTCGAGCTTCGCGCCCGCGCGCACGAGCGAGGTGTAGCGGCGCCAGACGAGGCGCTGCTCCTCCGCCGTGAGCTTGCCCTTCTCCGGCGACTCGTAGACCGCCTCCACGCGCTTGAAGAGCTTCTCGTTCTGCGGGAGCTCGTCGCGGAAGGCGGCGAGCTTCGGCGCCATCTCCTTCTCGATCGCCTTGAACTCGGGGCCGTTCATCGTCGACGCCCAGACGTCGTAGACCGTCTCGACGCGGTCCATCGCGCGGCCGGAGTCCTCGAGCGCGGCGATCGTGTTCGCGAAGGTCGGCGCGCTCGCGTCGTTCGCGATCGCCTCGATCTCCTTCCGCGCCTCGTCCATCGCCGTCTCGAGCGCGGGCTTGAATTCGTCGACCTTCACCTTGTCGAACGCCGGGACGCCGCCGTGCGGACCGCCCCACTTCGCGAGGAGGATGCTGTTGGACTTCGGCATGGCGGTCGGGGGCGGAGGGGTGACGGCGGTGCTCGGGGGAGGAGGCGGCGGCGCGGGGGCCTTGGGCTCCGGGTTGCCGCAGGCGGCGACGAGGACGAGGGCGCCGAGGACGAGGGCGTTACGCATGGCGACGCAGTAGCCCAACTCCGGGCCGGGCCCAAGCTGGTAGGCTGCGGGAAAATGCGTCGCGCCGTCCTTCTCTTCGCCCTCGGATCCGGGGGTTGCGCGGCCGGGCAGGCCGAGGAGCCGCTCCGGATCGTCGTGCCGCCCCAGCCGCCGCCTCCGCCGCCCGCGCCCGTCGCCCTCGCCCCGGTGCCGTCCGCGGTCGTGCCGGTCCCGGTGCAGCCGCTGACGTGCGAGCAAGGGACCGCGTTCCAGGCGAACGACCTCGCGTACTGCGCGTACGCGCAGGCCGACACGTGGGAGGACGCCGAGGAGCGCTGCGTGAAGACGGGCGGCCACCTCGCGTCGATCCCGACGCGCGAGGTGAACGACGCGCTCCATCTCGTGCTCGGCTCGCCGGTGCGCGCCGGACGCGCCGCCTGGATCGGGCTCGAGTCGCCGACGAAATCGAAGGCGGGCTGGAGGTGGAACACCGGCGAGGCGGTGACGGCCGCGAGCTGGAACGCGTCGGAGCCGAACAACTGGGACGGCAACGAGGCGTGCGCGGAGTGGCTCTTCGCGAACGGTCGCTGGAACGACACGCGCTGCAACCTGCAGCAGCCGTTCATCTGCGAGTCGAGCGGTGACAAACCGCTCGCCTGCACCGGCCATCCGGTGACGGGGCTCGGCAGGAGCTACTGCTACGTCGGCCGCGAGGTGACGCACGCCGAGGCGAAGGCGCAGTGCAAGCAGATGGGCGGCCGCCTCGCGACGCCGAAGATCGCGGCCGAGAACGAGGCGCTCAAGAAGGGGATGGCGCAGCGCTTCGAGGTGACGCGCATGTGGATCGGGCTGAACGAT
The Labilithrix sp. genome window above contains:
- a CDS encoding M3 family metallopeptidase — protein: MRNALVLGALVLVAACGNPEPKAPAPPPPPPSTAVTPPPPTAMPKSNSILLAKWGGPHGGVPAFDKVKVDEFKPALETAMDEARKEIEAIANDASAPTFANTIAALEDSGRAMDRVETVYDVWASTMNGPEFKAIEKEMAPKLAAFRDELPQNEKLFKRVEAVYESPEKGKLTAEEQRLVWRRYTSLVRAGAKLDKTAKARLTAINQELASLFTSFSQNVLADEEGYALILEKPEDLAGLPDSVKAGAAAAAEAKGQKGKWAITNTRSAMEPFLTYSTREDLREKVWTSYVNRGDNGDAHDNNKIITQVLKLRVERAKLLGYPTHAHWRLENAMAKTPERAMQLMEDVWPAAVDRVKKEVADMQAIKDKDMAAAKKPKAKIQPWDYRFYAEKVRKAQYDLDENEVKSYLQLEKLREGMFWVAGELFNFKFTQVTDVPVHHPDVRVFEVADKTSNKQIGLWYFDPYARAGKRSGAWMNAYRPQEKFKGEVTTIVSNNSNFVKGKEGEPVLISWSDARTLFHEFGHALHGLSSNVNYPTLAGTHVARDYVEFPSQLLEHWVSTPEVLNTYALHVKTGKPMPKELAAKIEKASTFNQGFGTVEYLSAALIDMKLHLAGEQTIDPKAFERDTLKAMNMPPEIVMRHRTPQFGHVFSSDGYSAGYYSYLWSDTLTADAWGAFTEGKGAYDKSVAERLRKNVFSVGDTIDPADGFRAFRGRDVDTNALMKKRGFPTKKPAPTKK